In a single window of the Verrucomicrobiota bacterium genome:
- a CDS encoding cohesin domain-containing protein: MEVNEKQISLTATRRLTRCCGTATVKLLLSVLLLLPVLEGNVHAQWEADIYPPWTYINGIAYPGGDGDVRYLDWKWLIRYAVGFDTAKCGDEFAAADCAPMATLGDGAITVIDVVQAVRYVIGLDPRQILGGPTNAVPKQPLLGGSRTISITASNLSIGQDGTVGVYLDAQGNESGLGFSLTFNPTRLHFQPPADSGEYYQFNQSNTLITINSADAKNGHIGGMIIRNDMSPFPPGRQKLCELTFTGIGHGPAAIGFSDTPAFREVSDTNATPLSATYVDGTVQVTNPPCTLGVIKHAGNVELSLRGTLGVDFVVHVSTNLTNWSELMTITNTNGTSTFSDPAATDKGNRFYRASSPP, encoded by the coding sequence ATGGAAGTCAATGAGAAGCAAATCTCTTTAACTGCAACGCGCCGATTGACAAGGTGCTGTGGCACTGCAACAGTAAAACTCCTGCTATCCGTTTTGCTCTTGCTACCAGTTCTGGAAGGAAACGTTCACGCCCAATGGGAGGCGGATATCTACCCGCCATGGACATATATCAATGGAATTGCTTACCCAGGTGGGGATGGGGACGTTCGATATCTGGATTGGAAATGGCTTATCCGCTATGCGGTTGGCTTCGATACAGCTAAATGCGGAGACGAATTTGCAGCCGCAGACTGTGCGCCTATGGCAACGTTAGGCGATGGGGCTATCACCGTGATAGATGTGGTTCAGGCTGTCCGCTACGTCATAGGATTAGACCCGCGTCAAATACTAGGCGGCCCGACGAATGCGGTTCCAAAGCAGCCGCTGCTGGGCGGATCGCGAACTATTTCGATCACAGCCTCCAACCTCTCCATCGGGCAAGATGGGACGGTCGGGGTATATCTTGACGCGCAAGGGAATGAGTCTGGTCTTGGCTTCAGTTTGACTTTCAATCCCACAAGGCTTCACTTCCAACCGCCCGCAGATTCTGGCGAGTATTATCAATTCAACCAGAGTAACACGTTAATCACTATCAACTCCGCTGACGCTAAGAATGGGCACATCGGCGGCATGATCATTAGGAATGACATGTCACCGTTTCCGCCCGGAAGGCAGAAGCTTTGCGAATTGACTTTCACGGGGATCGGCCACGGCCCGGCTGCGATCGGCTTTTCCGACACACCCGCGTTTCGCGAGGTTTCCGACACCAACGCCACCCCATTGTCGGCGACCTACGTGGATGGGACGGTGCAGGTTACTAATCCGCCCTGTACGCTTGGCGTCATAAAGCACGCGGGCAATGTTGAGCTTTCACTCAGAGGGACCCTGGGAGTTGATTTTGTCGTCCACGTCTCCACGAACCTGACGAACTGGAGCGAACTGATGACCATTACCAACACGAACGGCACTTCTACTTTTTCGGACCCAGCCGCGACGGACAAAGGCAACCGATTCTATCGCGCTTCTTCGCCCCCTTAA